Proteins encoded by one window of Chryseobacterium aquaeductus:
- a CDS encoding BatD family protein → MKKLFLLISFFICANAFSQILSSNLEKKTLALGEVNRFTVKIDNLNNQEVKAAAKDQLLPFHFEEIKDSLSVQPNSYQRNIEFSVFEEGTYTIPELEFKVGDRVLKTISYEVEVVNTAQKGDPINDIMNNKEVKLEVTDYWQLYKWYILAALAFVALIIVIVMFVKYGRKSKDSPVVATNQTLKELDSLKKKKYIEEGNYRSFYVELIDISRKFITKQYKIPADVLLTDDLIHLMKENNTISQDNEKVVEDVFFRGDLVKFAKTFPDQQTMEKDFSDIRDFVKRSSKDIEFENLRKDV, encoded by the coding sequence TTGAAAAAACTATTCTTACTTATATCATTTTTCATCTGTGCAAATGCTTTTTCACAGATACTTTCGTCGAATCTTGAAAAGAAAACGCTGGCTCTTGGTGAGGTCAATCGTTTTACTGTAAAGATTGATAATCTTAACAATCAGGAAGTAAAAGCAGCCGCCAAAGATCAATTGTTGCCTTTTCATTTTGAAGAAATTAAAGACAGCTTATCTGTTCAGCCCAATTCTTATCAGAGAAATATTGAATTTTCGGTTTTTGAAGAAGGTACTTACACCATTCCGGAACTTGAATTCAAAGTTGGAGACAGGGTTTTAAAAACGATTTCTTACGAAGTTGAAGTGGTAAACACTGCCCAAAAAGGCGATCCAATCAATGACATCATGAATAATAAGGAAGTTAAACTGGAGGTTACCGATTATTGGCAACTTTATAAATGGTATATTTTAGCAGCCTTGGCTTTCGTTGCTTTAATAATTGTCATTGTCATGTTTGTAAAATACGGCAGAAAATCAAAAGATTCACCTGTTGTGGCAACCAATCAGACGTTGAAAGAATTAGATTCATTAAAAAAGAAAAAATATATTGAAGAAGGAAATTACCGTTCTTTTTACGTGGAACTGATCGATATTTCGAGAAAATTTATTACCAAACAATATAAAATTCCTGCCGATGTTTTGCTCACCGATGATCTCATCCATCTTATGAAAGAAAATAATACCATTTCTCAAGATAACGAGAAAGTGGTTGAAGATGTTTTTTTCAGAGGTGATTTGGTGAAATTTGCCAAAACTTTCCCCGATCAGCAAACGATGGAAAAAGATTTTAGCGACATCAGAGACTTTGTGAAAAGATCATCAAAGGATATAGAATTTGAAAACCTGAGAAAAGATGTTTGA
- the rlmB gene encoding 23S rRNA (guanosine(2251)-2'-O)-methyltransferase RlmB: MEDFQHKNSKPEFRNSEPNKKDDFIFGLRPVLEAIEAGKTIDKIFVQNALQGEIYAELKAVLAKYKIRPNYVPVEKLNRFTRKNHQGVVAFISDVPFHKIENIIPELFEEGKVPFILILDRLTDVRNFGAICRTAECVGIHAVVIPEKGGAPINSDAIKTSAGAMYNIKICKENNLAHVVDFLQQSGVSVFAATEKAQKLIYDVNFTEPCAIVMGNEETGISKEVLHHSDEKIKLPIEGKTQSLNVSVACGAILYEAMRQKLTKIN; the protein is encoded by the coding sequence TTGGAAGATTTTCAACATAAAAACTCAAAACCTGAATTCAGAAATTCAGAACCTAATAAAAAAGACGATTTTATTTTCGGATTGCGTCCTGTTTTAGAGGCTATCGAAGCTGGGAAAACAATTGACAAAATCTTTGTACAAAATGCTTTACAGGGAGAAATTTACGCAGAATTAAAAGCTGTTTTAGCAAAATATAAAATACGTCCTAACTACGTTCCTGTAGAAAAACTTAACCGTTTCACAAGAAAAAACCACCAAGGTGTAGTGGCATTTATTTCAGATGTGCCATTTCACAAGATAGAAAATATCATTCCTGAATTATTTGAAGAAGGGAAAGTACCTTTTATATTAATTTTAGACAGACTGACAGACGTCAGAAACTTCGGAGCGATCTGCAGAACAGCAGAATGCGTGGGAATTCACGCTGTTGTAATTCCGGAAAAAGGTGGAGCACCGATCAATTCTGATGCGATAAAAACTTCTGCAGGAGCGATGTATAATATTAAGATTTGTAAAGAAAACAATTTAGCTCACGTTGTAGACTTTCTACAGCAAAGCGGAGTCTCTGTTTTTGCAGCAACCGAAAAAGCACAAAAATTGATTTACGATGTGAATTTTACAGAACCTTGTGCAATTGTGATGGGTAATGAAGAAACAGGAATTTCCAAGGAAGTTCTTCATCATTCTGACGAAAAAATAAAACTTCCGATTGAAGGAAAAACACAATCACTAAACGTTTCTGTAGCTTGTGGAGCTATTCTTTATGAAGCGATGAGACAAAAATTAACAAAAATCAATTAA
- a CDS encoding DUF58 domain-containing protein, with translation MQIKDIIKKVKQIEIRTRKKTEASLMGQYHSAFKGQGMTFSEVRSYQFGDEIRRIDWNKTARFREPFVKVMEEERELTMMILVDISASMDYGTKDQLKREYVAEIAASLGFSAAGNNDKVGLILFADKVYKVIPPQKGRKHILSIISNILTADYIPAVSKIDKALEYMMGIFKRKSLVFLLSDFGDAYDSKMLRVASKKHQLLGMRIFDEKDNEILDVGYTLFTDAETGKEIWVNTSNARWRYTFAEAQKQKLKALEEDFSNSSASFMNIRTSDDYSKLLYYYFQKK, from the coding sequence ATGCAGATAAAAGACATCATAAAAAAAGTAAAGCAGATAGAAATCCGTACTCGCAAGAAGACGGAAGCTTCTTTGATGGGACAATATCATAGTGCTTTTAAAGGACAAGGAATGACGTTTTCTGAAGTTCGTTCTTATCAGTTTGGCGATGAAATCCGCAGAATCGATTGGAACAAAACGGCACGTTTCCGCGAGCCTTTCGTGAAAGTGATGGAGGAGGAGCGCGAATTGACAATGATGATTCTGGTGGATATCTCAGCTTCAATGGATTACGGAACCAAAGATCAGCTTAAAAGAGAATATGTTGCAGAAATTGCTGCAAGTTTAGGATTCTCGGCTGCTGGAAATAATGATAAAGTGGGATTGATTTTATTTGCTGATAAAGTGTACAAAGTCATTCCACCGCAAAAAGGAAGAAAGCATATTTTGTCGATTATCAGCAATATTCTGACGGCAGATTATATTCCTGCAGTTTCTAAAATAGATAAGGCTTTGGAATATATGATGGGGATTTTCAAAAGAAAATCACTCGTGTTTTTGCTTTCAGATTTTGGAGATGCCTATGATTCTAAAATGCTTCGTGTCGCTTCAAAAAAACACCAGCTTTTAGGCATGAGAATTTTTGATGAAAAAGACAATGAAATTCTTGATGTGGGATACACACTTTTCACTGATGCCGAAACGGGAAAAGAAATTTGGGTAAATACATCGAACGCAAGATGGAGATATACATTTGCTGAAGCCCAGAAGCAGAAATTAAAAGCGCTGGAAGAAGATTTTTCTAATAGTTCGGCAAGCTTTATGAATATCAGAACCAGTGACGATTATTCGAAATTGTTATATTATTATTTTCAGAAAAAATAA
- a CDS encoding DinB family protein — MNYHFQAHRQVRKNLLDILQNTSHEDLLLIPDGFNNNLYWNIAHTVATQQLLHYYLSGNPFRIDNYWIETYKKGTMPNLNVQKSEVEDLEFLLTETSKILMKDYDSDFFSDYTPYTTSFGMDLKSIQDAIIFNNMHESLHYGYAMAIKRAILGEKF, encoded by the coding sequence ATGAATTATCATTTTCAAGCTCACAGACAGGTTAGGAAAAACCTTTTGGATATCTTGCAGAACACTTCACATGAAGACCTTTTATTAATCCCAGATGGTTTTAATAACAATTTGTACTGGAATATTGCACATACTGTTGCTACACAGCAACTTCTGCATTATTATCTGAGCGGAAATCCTTTCAGAATTGATAATTATTGGATCGAAACCTACAAAAAAGGTACAATGCCCAATCTGAATGTGCAGAAGTCTGAAGTAGAAGATCTGGAATTTCTTTTAACCGAAACTTCAAAAATCTTGATGAAAGATTACGACAGTGATTTCTTTTCAGATTATACACCTTACACCACAAGTTTCGGTATGGATCTGAAGAGTATTCAGGATGCAATTATTTTTAACAATATGCACGAAAGCTTGCATTATGGTTATGCAATGGCTATAAAGAGAGCAATTTTAGGCGAAAAGTTTTAA
- a CDS encoding AAA family ATPase, producing MSDSYQAEDIRQLTEKVREQNYFFSLLRQEINKVIIGQEYMIDRLLVGLLGNGHVLLEGVPGLAKTLAIKTLAEAVHGDFSRIQFTPDLLPADVVGTMIYNIKENDFSIKRGPVFANFVLADEINRAPAKVQSALLEVMQEKQVTIGDETMPLPKPFLVLATQNPIDQEGTYLLPEAQSDRFMLKCTIDYPEFEDERKVMRMVSTSQQYDVKPVISLQNIVEAKSIVNQIYLDEKIEKYILDMVFATRFPERYGLSELKNYISFGASPRASINLAIASRAYAFLKGRAFVIPEDVKELAKDVLRHRIGLTFEAEAEEITSEEIVNRILAKIQAP from the coding sequence ATGTCAGATTCATATCAAGCAGAAGACATTCGTCAACTTACAGAAAAAGTAAGAGAACAGAATTATTTCTTTTCACTTTTGAGGCAGGAAATCAACAAAGTAATTATTGGACAAGAGTACATGATCGACCGCCTTTTGGTTGGGCTTTTGGGTAATGGTCACGTTTTATTGGAAGGTGTTCCCGGGTTGGCAAAAACATTGGCGATAAAAACCTTGGCAGAAGCTGTGCATGGTGACTTTTCCAGAATTCAGTTCACGCCCGATCTTCTTCCTGCAGATGTTGTAGGAACGATGATTTACAATATTAAAGAAAACGATTTTTCGATAAAAAGAGGTCCTGTTTTCGCCAATTTTGTGCTTGCAGATGAGATCAACAGAGCTCCGGCAAAGGTTCAATCTGCACTTTTGGAAGTAATGCAGGAAAAACAGGTAACGATAGGTGACGAAACGATGCCTTTACCAAAACCATTTTTAGTTTTGGCAACGCAAAACCCAATCGATCAGGAAGGAACTTATCTGTTACCAGAAGCGCAAAGCGATCGTTTTATGCTAAAATGTACGATTGATTATCCTGAATTTGAGGATGAAAGAAAAGTGATGAGAATGGTTTCCACATCGCAACAATACGATGTGAAGCCTGTGATTTCTCTACAAAATATTGTTGAAGCAAAATCTATTGTAAACCAAATTTATCTGGATGAAAAGATTGAAAAATATATTCTGGATATGGTTTTTGCTACACGTTTTCCGGAAAGATACGGACTTTCTGAACTGAAAAATTACATCAGTTTCGGGGCTTCACCGAGAGCATCGATTAACTTGGCAATTGCTTCAAGAGCTTACGCATTCTTGAAAGGAAGAGCTTTTGTAATTCCTGAAGATGTAAAAGAATTGGCTAAAGACGTTCTGAGACATAGAATCGGATTGACCTTTGAAGCTGAGGCCGAAGAAATTACATCTGAAGAAATTGTGAATAGGATTTTGGCTAAAATACAGGCTCCGTAA
- a CDS encoding vWA domain-containing protein, with protein MFDFEFYSPWFLLLFVLFIPLFIRDISRKKLKGIKVPTVQNMNTNNGILPVLFLLKISKYIILSCLFIAMARPRTFTISQDRDDTKGIDIMFAVDVSLSMLSKDLSPDRLTALKEIAIQFVEKRPNDRIGVVTYASEAFTKVPVTSDHQVVINEFKNLNTIELYPGTAIGEGLSVAVNHLRTSKAKSKIIILMTDGVSNVENAIPPQIAAELARSNDIKVYSIGVGTNGVALMPTEVDIFGDLVFTETQVQIDEPVLREIAQNTGGKYFRATSNSSLEEVYSEINQLEKTDVKVSKLYNYQEYFKIFLWVALGMLFFDAILRWVLYKFLS; from the coding sequence ATGTTTGATTTTGAGTTCTACAGTCCATGGTTTTTGCTTTTGTTCGTCTTATTTATCCCATTATTTATAAGAGACATCAGCAGAAAAAAACTAAAAGGGATCAAAGTTCCGACCGTTCAGAATATGAACACCAACAACGGAATCCTGCCTGTTTTGTTTTTACTTAAAATTTCCAAATACATCATCCTTTCATGTCTTTTCATTGCGATGGCAAGACCGAGAACTTTTACGATTTCTCAGGATAGAGACGATACGAAAGGGATAGATATAATGTTCGCAGTGGATGTTTCACTAAGTATGTTGTCTAAAGATCTTTCACCCGACAGATTGACGGCACTAAAAGAAATTGCGATACAATTTGTGGAAAAACGTCCGAATGACAGAATTGGTGTCGTAACTTATGCTTCAGAAGCATTTACAAAAGTTCCGGTAACCTCAGACCATCAAGTTGTTATTAATGAATTTAAAAACCTCAATACCATCGAGCTTTATCCGGGAACTGCAATTGGAGAAGGACTTTCTGTTGCAGTAAACCATCTTCGCACCAGCAAAGCAAAAAGTAAAATCATCATTTTGATGACTGATGGCGTAAGCAACGTCGAAAATGCAATTCCGCCACAAATTGCCGCCGAGCTGGCTCGAAGTAACGATATAAAAGTTTACTCAATAGGTGTAGGCACCAATGGTGTTGCGCTGATGCCAACCGAAGTCGATATTTTCGGAGACTTAGTTTTTACAGAAACTCAAGTGCAGATTGATGAGCCTGTTTTGAGGGAGATCGCTCAAAATACTGGAGGAAAATATTTTCGTGCTACATCAAACAGTAGTCTGGAAGAGGTATACAGTGAAATCAATCAGCTTGAAAAAACTGATGTAAAGGTTTCTAAACTCTACAATTATCAGGAATATTTTAAAATTTTTCTTTGGGTAGCTTTGGGTATGTTGTTTTTTGATGCGATATTGAGATGGGTATTATATAAATTTTTAAGCTGA